The genomic segment CGAGCATGCGCGCTCGACGCACCACGAACGAGGGCATGGCAGCGAGGTCTTTCGCGAGTGAGACCGGGTTGCAGCTCGAGTAGATGACGGTGCGGGCTCCGGATGCGTCGAGCCGCGCCGCGAGGTCGGGCCCGATCCCGCGGCGGGGCGGGTTGACGATCACGAGCTCCGGCCGGGGGAAAGCGGTATCGCCGGGGCCGGCGCCGCCTCGCGCGCTCGCGATCTCGCTCGCGCCCACGCCGGCGCTGCCTCCCGCGCTTGCGCTCGCGTTGTCGCCCTCGCCCACACCGGCGATCTGGGTCACGCCGGCGCTCCCGCCGAGGAACGCGGTCGCATCCCCCACCTCGAACGTCGTGTCGGACAGCCCGGCGTCCCGCGCACTCAGCCGGGCGCTCGCCACCGCGTCGGCGCTCGTCTCCACGCCCACGACCCGGCGTCCGGGCGCGGCCACGTGCAGGGCGAAGCCGCCCACGCCGCAGTAGAGATCCCACACGGAGCTCGGCGCGGCCTCGTCGACCCAGCGCTGCGCCTGAGCGTAGAGCTGCTCGGCGACCGCGGTGTTGGTCTGGAAGAAGCTCTGTGGCCGCAGGTGCAGTGCCACCTCGCCGAGACGCATCGTGAGGGTCTCCCGCTCGGTCAGCACGATCTCGCGGTCGCCCTCCACCACCGCCTTGTGCTCGGGCAGCAGATTGACCGACACGACGACGGCGCGCGGCAGTACCTCCTGCAGCCACGGCAGGTGCTCGCGGATGCGATCCACCGTGGCTTCGTTCCGCACCACGAAGCGCACCAGGAGTTCGCCGCCGGGCGCCTCCGTCACGAGCACGTACTTCGCCTCGCCACTCCGGTCCGGCACGTTGTAGGGGGTGAGGCCCGCGCGCGTGATGAAGGCGGCGAGCGCGGGGAGCGCATCCTGGATCCCGGGCATCAGGATGCCGCACCCCTGCAGATCGACGCCCTGCCCGCGGCCGTCCAGGATGCCGAGCGTCGGCCGTTCGAGAGTGCCGCCCACCACCATCTTCGCCTTGTTGCGGTAACCGGCTTCGGTGCTCGCCACGGGTGGCAGCCAGTCGATCGCACCGAACCCGGCCAGCAGCTTCCGGCACAGGGCGTCTTTGGCGGCCAGTTGCTCTGCGTAGGGCTGCCCCATGTGCGTGCACGACCGGCAGAGCCCGGCGTCGAAGTAGGAGCACTGCATGGGCCCCCATTCTACGAACCCTCCCGGCCGGTATCGGCGGAGATCCCCAAACGTCGCGACCACCGGCGAGCTATGGGGGCGCGGATGCCACGACGCTTGGAGAAGTCAGCGGTGTGCGGTGGGGCGTCGGCTAGCATCGGCGGCAGGACGCGTGAAGGGGCGCATCCCGCCTGCACCGGCTCCGGTGCCTCGCTGAGGAGCTCCGCATGACCCACGCTTCGTCGCTCGACGGCCGTTCCTTTCGTTTCGACCACTTCGACGGGGTGCCCTTCGTGCCCGGCGGGTTCGTGGCGCTCACCGAACCCGACGGGCGAATTCAGCTCGGTCAGGTCGACGCGGTCTCGGTCACGGTCGACGGCGCGCACTCCGGCACCGGCCGCCTGCTCGGCCTGGTGGGCGACGACGGCCGGATGCGCAGCCGGGTCGGAGCGCCGTTCCGCATCGCCGAGGTCACAGAGGCGGGCGACGACGCGATCGACCACATCTTCACCGACGCGGGAGCCACCCTGGCGATCGGGCAGCTCAACGAATCGCCCGAGGTGGCGGCGCGCCTCGTTCCGGGCCGCTTCAACCGGCACACCTTCTGGTGCGGTCAGAGCGGATCGGGCAAGACCTACGCCCTCGGCGTGGTTCTCGAGCAACTGCTCGTCGCGACCCGCCTGCCGATGGTGGTGTTCGACCCGAACGGCGACTTCGTGCGCCTGCGCGAGCTGCGCGAGGCCACGCAGCAGGACGCAGCCGACCAGACCGCCCTGGCCGGCCGCGCCATCCGGGTGCTGCGCCCCGAGCATGCCGGCGGCGATCCGCTCCGGGTGCGCTTCACCGAGATGAGTATGCGCTCCCGGGCCGCCGTGCTCGGCATCGATCCGCTGACCGACCGTGCCGAGTACAACGCGCTGATGCACCTCGAGCTCGAGTACGGCATCGAAGATCAAGACCAGATCATTCCGCGCCTGCGCGCTACCGGCGACCCCGCCGCGGTGGCCCTCGCCCTGCGCATCGACAACCTCCGCCTGCTCGAGTGGGACCTCTGGTCGGGCGACACCGAGGCCGTGACAGACGCTCTCGAGGAGCGCCCCGATGCCACCGTGCTCGACATCGGCGGCTTCACCTTCCCCGACGAGCACCTCGTCGTCGCCCTGTCGGTGCTCGACGACCTTTGGGCAAAGCGCGAGCAGCGCCGCCCGATCCTGATCGTGATCGACGAGGCGCACAACCTCTGCGCACCCGATCCGGACAGCCCGCTCGGCCGCGCCGTGCGCGACCGCATCGTGCAGATCGCCGCCGAAGGGCGCAAGTTCGGGCTCTGGCTGCTGCTGTCGACGCAACGGCCCTCGAAAGTGCATTCGGGCATCCTGTCGCAGTGCGACAACCTGGCACTGATGAAGATGAGCTCGCCGGTCGACCTCGCCGAACTCGCCACGATCTTCGGTTTCGCGCCCGCTGCGCTGCTCGAGCGATCGCCGGCGTTCCGGCAGGGCGAGGCGCTCTTCGCGGGCGGCTTCGTGCCCGCTCCCACCGTGGCCCGCATGCGCACCCGCCTCACCGAGGAGGGCGGAGTCGACGTGCGCGTGCCGATGCGCTGACCGCCTCACCCGGCAGCAAGCGTCGTTTCGGGAGGAGGAGAAGCGAACGAACCCCGTATACAGCCGTCGTTCACATCTCCTCCCCCCGAAACGGTCATCATGACGATGGCGACTCGTCATGCGTCCACCGCATCCCGCGCTCTGTATACAGAAGAGCTTGAGAAGGGCCCTTCGCGGAGGTAGAGTGGCCATAATGTATACACAGGGGATGGGCCGCTGATGGCGCGCGCGAGCGAGACGGCCTACGCCGCTCTCCGCGATGAGATCCTCTCCTGGGATCTCGCGCCCGGCACCGTGCTGGCCGAGGTCGAGCTCTCCGGCCGCCTCGGCATCTCTCGCACCCCGGTGCGCGAAGCTCTTGCCCGCCTCGTGGCCGACGGTCTCGCCGCGCCGCAGGGCGGTCGCGGTCTCGTGGTCACCCCGGTCGAAGCCGAGAACGTGACCGAGCTGTTCGAACTGCGCCAGGCCCTCGAGTCGCAGGCGGCGTCGCTGGCAGCGCTGCGCCGCGAGCTGCCCCCGTTCCGAGCTCTGCAAGACGAGTTCCGCGAGGTGCCCGCGTTGCTCGCCGACCCCGATCCGGGCCGCCACTCCTACTACGACCTGGTTGCGCGCTTCGACGACGCAGTGGACGAGGCGGTGCAGAACCCCTTCCTCGTCTCAGCCCTCACCGCGGTGCGCACGCACCTCGCACGCCTCCGCCGCCTCTCGCGCGACAACCCGGCGCGCCTGCTCGAGGCCGCGCGGGAGCACCTGCTCATCGTCGACGCCATCGTCGACGGCGACGCCCGGCTTGCCGCCGACGCGACGCGGGTGCACCTCTACCGGAGCCTCCAATCCACCCTGGGTTCGCTCGACCGTTCACTCGGCGGCAACCCTTCCCTGATAGACAGCACAGCAGTGCGAGAAAAGGATGCGACACCGCGATGAATCTGCACGAGGTACGAGTTCACCCGAGCGACGAGAATCTCCCGCGCGAGGAGCAACTGGCGTGGAAGATCGCCGAGGTCGCCACTGACCCGGTCGAGGTCACGCCGGAGGTCACCGAGATGGTGATCAACCGGATGATCGACAACGCCGCGGTGGCCACCGCCTCCATCACCCGTGCCCCCGCCGTCGCGGCTCGGGCGCAGGCGCTCGACCACCCGTACACGCCCGGATCGACCGTGTTCGGCGTCGAGGGCCGCTTCGACCCCGAGTGGGCGGCCTGGGCCAACGGCGTCGCCGTGCGCGAGCTCGACTACCACGACACCTTCCTCGCGGCCGAGTACTCCCACCCGGGCGACAACATCCCGCCGATCCTCGCCGTCGCCCAGCACACCGGGAGCACCGGCTCCGCGCTGCTCAGAGGGATCGCCACGGGCTACGAGATCCAGGTCGACCTGGTGAAGGCGATCAGCCTGCACAAGCACAAGATCGACCACGTCGCGCACCTCGGCCCGAGCGCCGCGGCCGGCATCGGAACGTTGCTCGGACTGGACACCACGACCATCTTCCAGGCCATCGGCCAGGCACTGCACACCACAACGGCCACGCGCCAGTCGCGCAAGGGCGAGATCTCCACCTGGAAGGCGCACGCCCCCGCCTTCGCCGGCAAGATGGCCGTCGAAGCGGTCGACCGGGCGATGCGCGGCCAGACCAGCCCCACCCCGATCTACGAGGGTGAAGACGGCGTGATCGCGTGGCTACTCGACGGACCGGATGCGCGCTACAGCGTGCCGTTGCCCGCCAAGGGCGAGGCCAAGCGCGCCATCCTGGACACGTACACCAAGGAGCACTCGGCCGAATATCAGGCACAGGCCTGGATCGACCTGGCCCGAAAGCTCCACAACGAGCATCCTGAACTCATCGACCCGGCCAACATCGGCAGCGTCACCATCCACACCAGCCACCACACGCACTACGTGATCGGATCCGGCGCCAACGACCCGCAGAAGTACGACCCGACCGCGAGCCGTGAGACGCTCGACCACTCGATCCCGTACATCTTCACCGTCGCGTTGCAGGACGGCGCGTGGCACCACGTCGACTCCTACGCGCCCGAGCGTGCCGGCCGGGCGGACACGGTCGAGCTCTGGCAGAAGGTGCGCACCCTCGAAGACCCCGAGTGGACCCGCCGCTACCACTCGAACGATCCTGCCGAGAAGGCGTTCGGCGGCCGGGTGGAGATCATCCTGACCGACGGATCGACCGTCACCGACGAGATCGCGGTGGCCGATGCGCATCCGCTCGGTGCCCGCCCCTTCGCCCGGGCCGACTACATCCGCAAGTTCGAGACGCTCGCCGATGGCGTGGTGGAGGATGCGGAGATCGCCCGCTTCCTCGCCCTCGCGCAGCGCCTGCCCGAGCTCGACGCCGCCGAGCTGCCGGGCCTCACCGTCGCAGCGCGCCCGGGCCTTCTCGAGTCGATTCCGCTCCCGAAGGGACTCTTCTGATGCTGTACTCCACCATCCCCGCCGCCGAGAAGCGCGCCGCCTTCCGTGCCGCCCTGAACTCCGGCGAACTGCTCCGGATGCCCGGGGCCTTCAACCCGCTGTCGGCCCGCCTGATCGAGGAGAAGGGCTTCGAAGGCGTCTACATCTCGGGCGCTGTGATCGCC from the Herbiconiux aconitum genome contains:
- a CDS encoding methyltransferase domain-containing protein → MQCSYFDAGLCRSCTHMGQPYAEQLAAKDALCRKLLAGFGAIDWLPPVASTEAGYRNKAKMVVGGTLERPTLGILDGRGQGVDLQGCGILMPGIQDALPALAAFITRAGLTPYNVPDRSGEAKYVLVTEAPGGELLVRFVVRNEATVDRIREHLPWLQEVLPRAVVVSVNLLPEHKAVVEGDREIVLTERETLTMRLGEVALHLRPQSFFQTNTAVAEQLYAQAQRWVDEAAPSSVWDLYCGVGGFALHVAAPGRRVVGVETSADAVASARLSARDAGLSDTTFEVGDATAFLGGSAGVTQIAGVGEGDNASASAGGSAGVGASEIASARGGAGPGDTAFPRPELVIVNPPRRGIGPDLAARLDASGARTVIYSSCNPVSLAKDLAAMPSFVVRRARMLDMFPQTGHLEVITLLERR
- a CDS encoding ATP-binding protein, producing MTHASSLDGRSFRFDHFDGVPFVPGGFVALTEPDGRIQLGQVDAVSVTVDGAHSGTGRLLGLVGDDGRMRSRVGAPFRIAEVTEAGDDAIDHIFTDAGATLAIGQLNESPEVAARLVPGRFNRHTFWCGQSGSGKTYALGVVLEQLLVATRLPMVVFDPNGDFVRLRELREATQQDAADQTALAGRAIRVLRPEHAGGDPLRVRFTEMSMRSRAAVLGIDPLTDRAEYNALMHLELEYGIEDQDQIIPRLRATGDPAAVALALRIDNLRLLEWDLWSGDTEAVTDALEERPDATVLDIGGFTFPDEHLVVALSVLDDLWAKREQRRPILIVIDEAHNLCAPDPDSPLGRAVRDRIVQIAAEGRKFGLWLLLSTQRPSKVHSGILSQCDNLALMKMSSPVDLAELATIFGFAPAALLERSPAFRQGEALFAGGFVPAPTVARMRTRLTEEGGVDVRVPMR
- a CDS encoding GntR family transcriptional regulator — protein: MARASETAYAALRDEILSWDLAPGTVLAEVELSGRLGISRTPVREALARLVADGLAAPQGGRGLVVTPVEAENVTELFELRQALESQAASLAALRRELPPFRALQDEFREVPALLADPDPGRHSYYDLVARFDDAVDEAVQNPFLVSALTAVRTHLARLRRLSRDNPARLLEAAREHLLIVDAIVDGDARLAADATRVHLYRSLQSTLGSLDRSLGGNPSLIDSTAVREKDATPR
- a CDS encoding MmgE/PrpD family protein — encoded protein: MNLHEVRVHPSDENLPREEQLAWKIAEVATDPVEVTPEVTEMVINRMIDNAAVATASITRAPAVAARAQALDHPYTPGSTVFGVEGRFDPEWAAWANGVAVRELDYHDTFLAAEYSHPGDNIPPILAVAQHTGSTGSALLRGIATGYEIQVDLVKAISLHKHKIDHVAHLGPSAAAGIGTLLGLDTTTIFQAIGQALHTTTATRQSRKGEISTWKAHAPAFAGKMAVEAVDRAMRGQTSPTPIYEGEDGVIAWLLDGPDARYSVPLPAKGEAKRAILDTYTKEHSAEYQAQAWIDLARKLHNEHPELIDPANIGSVTIHTSHHTHYVIGSGANDPQKYDPTASRETLDHSIPYIFTVALQDGAWHHVDSYAPERAGRADTVELWQKVRTLEDPEWTRRYHSNDPAEKAFGGRVEIILTDGSTVTDEIAVADAHPLGARPFARADYIRKFETLADGVVEDAEIARFLALAQRLPELDAAELPGLTVAARPGLLESIPLPKGLF